The DNA region GGGCATGCCCGGTGTGCTGCCGGTGCTCAACCAGCGCGTGGCGGAGTTCGCCGTGCGCACGGGGCTGGCGCTGGAGTGCACCATCCGCCCGACGAGCGTGTGGAGTCGGAAGAACTACTTCTATCCGGACCTGCCCAAGGGCTATCAGATTACGCAGTTCGACCAGCCCATCTGCGAGCACGGGCGGCTCGTCATCGACACGCCGCAGGGCGAGAAGGCCATCCGCATCCTCCGCATCCACATGGAAGAGGACGCGGGCAAGAGCGTGCATGACGCCGGTGGGGGCCAGAGCCTGGTGGACCTCAACCGCGCGGGGGTGCCGCTGCTCGAAATCGTCAGCCAGCCGGACCTGCGCGACGCGGACGAGGCGGTGGAGTACCTCAAGGCGATGCGGGACGTGCTCGTCTACCTGGGCGTCAACGACGGCAACCTGGAGGAGGGGAGCTTCCGCTGCGATGCCAACGTGTCGGTGATGCCGAAGGGCTCCACCACGTTTGGCCAGCGCTGCGAGCTGAAGAACCTCAACTCGTTCCGCTTCCTCAAGCAGGCCATCGAGTACGAGATTGCCCGGCAGGTGGACGTCATCGAGTCGGGTGGCAAGGTGGTGCAGGAGACGCGCCTGTGGGACGTGAACAAGGGCGTCACCCGCTCCATGCGCAGCAAGGAGGAGGCGCACGACTACCGGTACTTCCCGGAGCCGGACCTGCCGCCGCTGCACGTGAGCGCGGAGGCCATCGCCGCCGCGGCGAAGGCGCTGCCAGAGCTGCCGCGCGCGAAGCTCCAGCGCTTCACCAGCCAGTACGGACTGCCCGCGTATGACGCCCGCATCCTCACCGCCGAGCGTCCGCTGGCCGACTACTTCGAGGCCTGCGCCGGGCACTACAAGGACTACAAGAAACTCTCCAACTGGTTCCTCGGAGAGCTGATGCGCCTGCTGAAGGAAGAGGGTACGCCGCTGTCCGCGCTGCGCTTCACGCCAGCACAGCTGGGGGAGCTGCTGGGCGCTGTCGACCAGGGCATGGTGTCCGCCAACGCGGGCAAGGATGTGCTCGGGGAGATGTTCCGCACGGGCAAGGCGCCCGCGGACATCATCGCGGAGAAGGGC from Myxococcus xanthus includes:
- the gatB gene encoding Asp-tRNA(Asn)/Glu-tRNA(Gln) amidotransferase subunit GatB, which translates into the protein MPVSDFQPVIGLEVHAQLLTQSKIFCGCSTAFGAEPNRNTCPVCLGMPGVLPVLNQRVAEFAVRTGLALECTIRPTSVWSRKNYFYPDLPKGYQITQFDQPICEHGRLVIDTPQGEKAIRILRIHMEEDAGKSVHDAGGGQSLVDLNRAGVPLLEIVSQPDLRDADEAVEYLKAMRDVLVYLGVNDGNLEEGSFRCDANVSVMPKGSTTFGQRCELKNLNSFRFLKQAIEYEIARQVDVIESGGKVVQETRLWDVNKGVTRSMRSKEEAHDYRYFPEPDLPPLHVSAEAIAAAAKALPELPRAKLQRFTSQYGLPAYDARILTAERPLADYFEACAGHYKDYKKLSNWFLGELMRLLKEEGTPLSALRFTPAQLGELLGAVDQGMVSANAGKDVLGEMFRTGKAPADIIAEKGLAQVSDTGAIEAVVDDILAKNAGEIEKYRAGKKQVFGFFVGQVMRAMKGKGNPALVNELLKKKLGD